The Roseococcus microcysteis genome contains a region encoding:
- the fabF gene encoding beta-ketoacyl-ACP synthase II: MFAPGFAPRRVVVTGMGITGPLGLGVERFWRRLVNGESGISAIQSFDVKDLPAKIAGQVPPGTRAEGGLDLNEWIPVKEQKKMGRFIQLAWVAAAEAIEDSGWAPEDEAGRCATGVMIGSGIGGLEVIQEAGGLVAAGKSRRLSPFFIPSALVNLASGQVSIRYGFKGPNHSAVTACATGVHAIGDAARLIALGDADVMVAGGAEAAICELGIGGFCAARALSTSYNDTPAEASRPWDKGRDGFVMGEGAGVVVLEEYEHAKARGAKIYAEVIGYGMSGDAYHITSPTEDGEGGYRAMKAALASAGITPEQVQYVNAHGTSTPMGDDIELSAVERLWGDAAKGLAMSSTKSATGHLLGAAGAVEAIFSILAIRDNVAPPTLNLEEPSRPSPIDRVAKTAQERKIEVALSNSFGFGGTNASVVFRAAP, from the coding sequence GTGTTTGCGCCAGGATTCGCGCCGCGGCGCGTCGTTGTCACCGGCATGGGAATCACGGGCCCGCTCGGGCTCGGGGTGGAGCGCTTCTGGCGCCGGCTGGTCAATGGCGAAAGCGGCATCTCCGCCATCCAGTCCTTCGACGTGAAGGACCTGCCGGCCAAGATCGCGGGCCAGGTTCCCCCCGGAACCCGCGCCGAGGGCGGCCTGGACCTCAACGAATGGATCCCCGTCAAGGAACAGAAGAAGATGGGCCGCTTCATCCAGCTCGCCTGGGTGGCCGCGGCCGAGGCCATCGAGGACAGCGGATGGGCCCCCGAGGATGAAGCGGGTCGTTGCGCCACCGGCGTGATGATCGGCTCCGGCATCGGCGGCCTGGAAGTGATCCAGGAGGCGGGCGGCCTGGTCGCCGCCGGCAAGTCCCGGCGCCTCTCGCCCTTCTTCATTCCCTCCGCGCTGGTGAACCTCGCCTCCGGGCAGGTCTCCATCCGCTACGGTTTCAAGGGCCCGAACCATTCGGCCGTGACGGCCTGCGCCACGGGCGTGCACGCCATCGGTGACGCCGCGCGCCTCATCGCGCTGGGCGATGCCGATGTGATGGTGGCCGGCGGCGCCGAGGCCGCCATCTGCGAACTGGGCATCGGCGGCTTCTGCGCCGCGCGCGCCCTGTCCACCAGCTACAACGACACGCCGGCCGAGGCCTCCCGCCCCTGGGACAAGGGCCGCGACGGCTTCGTGATGGGTGAGGGTGCCGGCGTGGTCGTGCTCGAGGAATATGAGCACGCCAAGGCGCGCGGCGCGAAGATCTACGCCGAGGTCATCGGCTATGGGATGAGCGGCGACGCCTACCACATCACCTCCCCCACCGAGGATGGCGAGGGCGGCTACCGCGCCATGAAGGCGGCCCTGGCCTCGGCCGGGATTACGCCCGAGCAGGTGCAGTATGTGAACGCGCACGGCACCTCGACGCCGATGGGCGACGACATCGAGCTTTCGGCCGTGGAGCGCCTCTGGGGCGACGCGGCCAAGGGCCTCGCCATGTCCTCGACCAAGTCGGCCACGGGGCATCTGCTGGGTGCGGCCGGCGCGGTGGAGGCGATCTTCTCCATCCTCGCCATCCGCGACAACGTGGCCCCGCCCACGCTGAATCTGGAAGAGCCTTCGCGCCCGTCGCCGATCGATCGGGTGGCCAAGACCGCGCAGGAACGCAAGATCGAGGTGGCGCTGTCCAACAGCTTCGGCTTTGGCGGCACCAACGCCTCGGTGGTGTTCCGGGCGGCGCCTTGA
- a CDS encoding acyl carrier protein gives MSETADKVKKIVVEHLGVEEAKVTPEASFIDDLGADSLDTVELVMAFEEAFGVEIPDDAAEKIQTVKDAIEFIEKQQAAA, from the coding sequence ATGAGTGAGACCGCCGACAAGGTGAAGAAGATCGTGGTCGAGCATCTGGGCGTCGAAGAGGCCAAGGTGACCCCCGAAGCCTCCTTCATTGACGACCTGGGCGCGGACAGCCTCGACACGGTCGAGCTGGTGATGGCCTTCGAGGAAGCCTTCGGCGTGGAAATCCCCGACGACGCGGCCGAGAAGATCCAGACCGTCAAGGACGCGATCGAGTTCATCGAGAAGCAACAGGCCGCGGCCTGA
- a CDS encoding cytochrome P450, producing MPCRAILLDIAPGAGLPPGFPPLVRGRRLSIPLPPAEPYLPPRPSRHRGRLPIWRLFLIARRNLLGVWSEQFFDQSHIRMKVLSRNIFVFNMPPAIQSVMIGQPEAFERKSPQMRHALEPLLGDGLLISDGLVWKERRRVVQSVTHPSRMASLTPVMTAVAVETRDAWAALPEGAELDMLEEMGRFTAEVIGRTIFGTAVGRRATATVVEAFARYQARISNTDLTSVIGLPDWTPRLNGLLRRGEVRRIHRVVDGLIEEVLNAAGGELSLVAGMASHPGMTREAFRNEAITIFMAGHETTANVMAWVWFLLSQAPWAEAALHEELDRVLGGRAPGFEDLPNLPYTRAVVEETLRLYPPIPLLAREAAMDTEVTGVPVPKGSIVIVAPWVVHRHRAHWQDPDAFRPERFLPGAPPPARFTYLPFALGPRICTGQHFGLYEAMIAVATLAQHFRPRLRPGHVAEAVSRLSLRPGETLPMRLARR from the coding sequence ATGCCCTGTAGGGCCATCCTCCTGGACATCGCGCCCGGGGCTGGTCTACCGCCTGGGTTCCCTCCCCTGGTCCGAGGCCGCCGCCTGAGCATTCCCCTCCCCCCGGCCGAGCCCTACCTGCCCCCCCGCCCGTCCCGGCACCGCGGGCGGCTGCCCATCTGGCGGCTGTTCCTGATCGCGCGGCGCAACCTGCTGGGCGTCTGGAGCGAGCAGTTCTTCGACCAGTCGCACATCCGGATGAAGGTGCTCAGCCGCAACATCTTCGTCTTCAACATGCCGCCGGCCATCCAGTCGGTGATGATCGGCCAGCCGGAGGCGTTCGAGCGCAAGTCGCCGCAGATGCGCCACGCCCTCGAACCCCTGCTGGGCGACGGGCTGCTGATCTCGGACGGGTTGGTGTGGAAGGAAAGGCGGCGGGTGGTGCAATCCGTCACCCACCCTTCGCGCATGGCGAGCCTGACCCCCGTGATGACGGCGGTCGCCGTTGAAACCCGCGACGCCTGGGCCGCCCTGCCGGAGGGCGCCGAGCTGGACATGCTGGAAGAGATGGGCCGCTTCACCGCCGAGGTCATCGGCCGCACCATCTTCGGCACGGCCGTGGGCCGCCGCGCGACCGCGACGGTGGTCGAGGCCTTCGCGCGCTACCAGGCGCGGATTTCCAACACCGACCTCACCTCCGTCATCGGCCTGCCGGACTGGACGCCCCGGCTGAACGGGCTGCTGCGGCGCGGCGAGGTGCGGCGCATCCATCGCGTGGTGGACGGGCTGATCGAGGAGGTGCTGAACGCCGCCGGGGGCGAGCTTTCCCTGGTGGCCGGCATGGCCTCCCACCCCGGCATGACGCGCGAGGCCTTCCGCAACGAGGCCATCACCATCTTCATGGCGGGGCACGAGACCACGGCCAATGTCATGGCCTGGGTGTGGTTCCTGCTCTCCCAGGCGCCCTGGGCCGAAGCCGCGCTGCACGAGGAGCTGGACCGGGTGCTGGGCGGCCGCGCCCCGGGCTTCGAGGATTTGCCGAACCTGCCCTACACGCGGGCGGTGGTGGAGGAGACGCTGCGCCTCTACCCGCCCATCCCGCTGCTGGCGCGCGAGGCGGCGATGGACACGGAGGTGACGGGCGTGCCGGTGCCCAAGGGCAGCATCGTCATCGTGGCCCCCTGGGTGGTGCACCGCCACCGCGCCCATTGGCAGGACCCCGACGCGTTCCGGCCCGAGCGCTTCCTGCCCGGCGCCCCGCCGCCCGCGCGCTTCACCTACCTGCCCTTCGCGCTGGGGCCGCGCATCTGCACCGGGCAGCATTTCGGCCTCTACGAGGCGATGATCGCGGTGGCGACGCTGGCCCAGCATTTCCGCCCGCGCCTGCGCCCCGGCCATGTGGCCGAGGCCGTCAGCCGCCTCAGCCTGCGGCCAGGCGAGACGCTGCCCATGCGGCTCGCGCGGCGCTGA